Proteins found in one Oncorhynchus keta strain PuntledgeMale-10-30-2019 chromosome 2, Oket_V2, whole genome shotgun sequence genomic segment:
- the LOC118397699 gene encoding hormone-sensitive lipase-like, whose protein sequence is MDWIAVFTSLEAVCKENIIALSGPPDLPYGDVSRRLVTCMRKIQDHGRALEPVVSGITAVYHHYDFDSDTPGNGYRTLVKVLKSCLLHIIHIGRYIASNCHRAFFRAEHNASEMEAYGSVLCQLRALLYIAQGMLHDNSPGQLYGEQDGELSRWLVREYASMHKACFYGRCLGFQFSSSLRPILQSLIISMVSFGESYEKQHSGLGMAAFSLLTSGKYVIDPELRGEEYERITQNLDMTFWKSFWNLTESELVSGFASLTSTLVQVNLTLTIPPEPLLLPLVSDPRLSTPVSPPVAHWGPGPVNMRLISYELREGQDSKELLAFARTEAPPISLSLVPFGAQKRPPSPWLLIHFHGGGFVSQTSKSHENYLKSWSKDLNVPILSVDYSLAPEAPFPRALEECFYAYCWALKNCHLLGSTAERVCLAGDSAGGNLCITVSMRAIACGVRIPDGIMAAYPATLLTIEASPSRLLTSFDLLLPLGVLSKCINAYTGVDSETVQPTEGISTLSALGRDTASLISDLSHGASKWIQSFIPAEVLGSWSSSHRRSLDNKNHQRSVLPCSPDSSSGPRDYPEGFEPLRSERLSVIQPHSCPTVKNPFVSPLLASDDLLRGLPHVHLVASALDALLDDSVMFARKLRNMGQPVTLRVVEDLPHGFLSLSGYAEEIKVASDICVERIREVFQQTTLPSCTRK, encoded by the exons ATGGATTGGATAGCTGTGTTCACATCCTTGGAGGCGGTGTGTAAGGAAAACATCATTGCTCTGTCTGGGCCTCCTGACTTGCCATATGGCGACGTGTCCAGGCGCTTGGTGACATGCATGAGAAAGATTCAGGACCATGGTCGTGCCCTGGAACCTGTGGTTTCTGGCATCACTGCAGTCTACCACCACTATGACTTTGACTCTGATACCCCTGGGAATGGGTATCGCACACTGGTCAAG GTGTTGAAGTCTTGCCTTCTGCACATCATCCACATTGGCCGCTACATTGCCTCTAACTGCCACAGGGCCTTCTTCAGGGCCGAACACAACGCCTCAGAGATGGAAGCCTATGGCAGTGTCCTGTGTCAGCTACGGGCCCTCCTCTACATTGCCCAGGGAATGCTCCACGACAACAGTCCCGGGCAGCTGTACGGAGAGCAGGACGGAGAGCTGAGCAGGTGGTTGGTGAGGGAGTATGCCTCCATGCACAAGGCCTGCTTCTACGGCCGCTGCCTGGGCTTTCAG TTCTCATCTTCCCTTCGTCCGATCCTGCAGTCATTAATCATAAGCATGGTCTCGTTTGGAGAGAGCTACGAAAAACAGCATTCCGGGTTAG GCATGGCAGCATTCTCCCTCCTTACCTCTGGAAAGTATGTCATCGATCCAGAGCTGAGAGGAGAAGAATATGAGCGGATCACCCAGAACCTGGACATGACGTTCTGGAAGTCCTTCTGGAACCTCACCGAATCAGAGCTTGTATCG GGCTTTGCCAGTTTAACCTCTACCCTAGTGCAGGTGAACCTCACCCTGACCATACCCCCTGAACCGCTACTCCTCCCCCTGGTCTCAGACCCCCGTCTCTCTACCCCTGTGTCCCCGCCAGTGGCCCACTGGGGCCCTGGACCTGTCAACATGCGCCTCATCTCCTATGAGCTTCGAGAAGGACAG GACAGTAAAGAGCTGCTAGCCTTCGCTCGTACAGAAGCTCCACCCATTTCCCTGTCTTTAGTACCGTTTGGTGCCCAGAAGCGACCTCCTTCCCCCTGGCTGTTGATCCACTTCCATGGAGGAGGCTTCGTGTCCCAGACATCCAAATCCCATGAG AACTATCTGAAGAGCTGGTCCAAGGATCTGAATGTCCCCATCCTGTCTGTGGATTACTCCTTGGCACCTGAGGCCCCCTTTCCCAGAGCCCTGGAGGAGTGCTTCTACGCCTACTGTTGGGCCCTCAAGAACTGCCATCTTCTGG GCTCCACTGCTGAGCGTGTGTGTCTGGCTGGGGACAGTGCTGGGGGGAACCTCTGCATCACTGTGTCCATGAGGGCCATTGCCTGCGGTGTGCGCATCCCTGATGGAATTATGGCTGCATATCCTGCTACCCTGCTCACCATTGAAGCCTCGCCCTCCCGCCTTCTCACCAGCTTTGACCTACTGCTGCCCTTAGGGGTGCTCTCCAAGTGTATCAACGCCTACACAG GTGTAGACTCTGAGACGGTTCAGCCTACAGAGGGGATCAGCACGTTGAGCGCTCTAGGTAGAGACACGGCCTCGCTGATCAGTGACCTCTCACACGGGGCGTCCAAATGGATCCAGTCCTTCATTCCCGCAGAGGTCCTAGGGTCATGGTCATCGTCTCACCGGAGGTCCTTGGACAACAAGAACCACCAGAGATCAGTGTTGCCATGTTCCCCCGACTCCTCCTCAGGCCCCAGGGACTACCCAGAAGGCTTTGAGCCCCTTCGCTCCGAGCGCCTGTCTGTGATCCAGCCGCATAGCTGTCCCACCGTCAAGAACCCATTTGTGTCACCCCTGCTAGCCTCTGACGACCTACTGCGTGGACTACCACATGTACACTTAgtg GCCTCTGCACTGGATGCTTTGCTGGATGACTCTGTGATGTTTGCCAGGAAACTGCGGAATATGGGCCAACCAGTGACCCTAAGGGTAGTGGAAGACCTCCCACATGGCTTCCTTAGCCTATCGGGATACGCAGAGGAGATAAAGGTGGCCTCCGACATCTGCGTAGAGCGAATCAGGGAGGTCTTCCAGCAGACAACTCTGCCTTCCTGTACTCGCAAGTGA